One segment of Pempheris klunzingeri isolate RE-2024b chromosome 20, fPemKlu1.hap1, whole genome shotgun sequence DNA contains the following:
- the LOC139220156 gene encoding zinc finger protein 155-like, whose amino-acid sequence MAVCVCVCVSVFPANVQQLLVIKEEDPPQWSPNLEQKHPEPLHIKEEQDEVWTSQEGEQLNRLEEPDITRFPSTAVPVKSEDEEKPQSSQLHQSQTEDNREAEPPVSSSATQIKTESGGEDCGGSEPARNQDPDGHSQLSTDEKASEIEVRNEDGQESLADSGPESEDSDSDSGSMEARESGSDGNSWEGSQTIHTEEKQFGCDVCGKQFKQQGTLRTHMTIHTGEKPFSCDVCGKRFAKQGVLKKHMRIHTGEKPFGCDVCGKRFRRQDSLRTHIRIHTGEKQFGCDVCGRRFTQQGHVRTHMRIHTGEKPFGCDVCGKQFRRQETLRTHIRSHTGEKLFGCDVCGKRFADQGNLKRHVRIHKGEKQFGCRICYPAVSSIRLILLPLALLTFITAVCFVHKVLHTSLPPGGRIQAHRRTWSWIIIKLVSAELKEDWLKRKEPRQQSRTLRELIAIHSTVRQLSGRPG is encoded by the exons atggctgtgtgtgtgtgtgtgtgtgtttcagtgttccctgcaaatgtccagcagctgttggtgatTAAAGAAGAGGATCCCCCTCAGTGGAGCCCAAACCTGGAGCAGAAGCACCCAGAGCCCCTCCACATAAAAGAGGAACAGGATGAAGTCTGGACCAGTCAGGAGGGAGAACAGCTTAATAGGCTGGAGGAGCCTGATATCACCAGGTTTCCATCCACTGCAGttcctgtgaagagtgaagatgaagagaaacctcagtcttcacagcttcatcaaagccaaactgaagacaacagagaggcagagcctccagttagcagctcagctacacagataaaaacagaaagtggtggagaggactgtggaggatcAGAACCAGCCAGGAACCAAGATCCAGATGGTCACTCACAACTAAGTACTGATGAAAAGGCTTCAGAGATTGAAGTCAGGAATGAAGACGGACAAGAATCTTTGGCAGATTCTGGTCCTGAAAGtgaagacagtgacagtgacagtggttCGATGGAGGCCAGGGAGTCTGGGTCAGATGGAAATAGTTGGGAAGGTTCACAGACAATtcacacagaagagaaacagtttggttgtgatgtttgtgggaaacaatTTAAACAGCAGGGAACCCTAAGGACACACATGACAATCCACAcgggagagaaaccatttagttgtgatgtttgtgggaaacgattTGCAAAGCAGGGAGTCCTAAAGaaacacatgagaatccacacaggagagaaaccatttggttgtgatgtttgtgggaaacgattTAGAAGACAAGACTCCCTAAGGACACACAtaagaatccacacaggagagaaacagtttggttgtgatgtttgtgggagaCGATTTACACAGCAGGGACATGTAAGgacacacatgagaatccacacaggagagaaaccatttggttgtgatgtttgtgggaaacaatTTAGAAGACAAGAAACCCTAAGGACACACATAAGAagccacacaggagagaaactgtttggttgtgatgtttgtggaaAACGATTTGCAGACCAGGGAAACCTAAAGAGACACGTGAGAATCcacaaaggagagaaacagtttggttgCAGGATTTGTT ATCCAGCAGTTTCAAGCATCAGGCTGATCCTCCTGCCACTGGCTCTGCTGACGTTCATCACTGCCGTCTGCTTCGTCCATAAGGTACTGCACACATCTCT ACCACCAGGGGGCAGAATCCAGGCCCACAGGAGAACATGGAGCTGGATTATCATAAAGCTGGTGTCTGCGGAGCTGAAGGAGGATTGGCTGAAGAGGAAGGAGCCCAGGCAGCAGAGTAGGACCCTCAGAGAGCTCATCGCCATCCACTCAACTGTCCGTCAGCTCAGTGGGAGACCGGGCTGA